Proteins from a genomic interval of Desulfovibrio piger:
- a CDS encoding DHH family phosphoesterase — MPLMTEIPENWREPAARMVTSLRGLDRVLVAAHVNPDGDALGSMSALGWLLKDMGKEFVLYSPSGVPDYLSFLPLPCTLLTSLERLPFEPQALVLLDCGEPHRLGDDLAAALEGRFAGTAIVNIDHHLGSDGMGTVDNWIEPAAAATAQLAAYVCLAAGLRPEGPLGESLALGLVTDTGGFLHGSTTAAVFRLAALLSDSGCDIHKLREKLDNNWSPARMALWVRLMQRVEISCDGRAALALARLEDLRQCGALKEDLVGLVEQFRRLRGVEASGILREDAPGVYKLSLRSTGTTDVRSVAVQFGGGGHRNAAGGTLRMEGEEAFDAVRTALCRMLRG; from the coding sequence ATGCCGTTGATGACTGAGATACCCGAAAACTGGCGCGAGCCCGCCGCGCGCATGGTGACGAGCCTGCGCGGTCTGGACCGGGTGCTGGTGGCCGCCCATGTGAACCCCGACGGCGACGCCCTGGGCTCCATGAGCGCCCTGGGCTGGCTGCTGAAGGACATGGGCAAGGAATTCGTCCTCTACAGCCCCTCGGGCGTACCGGACTATCTGTCCTTCCTTCCCCTGCCCTGCACGCTGCTCACCAGCCTTGAGCGCCTGCCCTTCGAGCCCCAGGCCCTGGTCCTGCTGGACTGCGGCGAGCCCCACCGCCTGGGCGACGATCTGGCCGCGGCTCTGGAAGGCCGCTTTGCCGGGACGGCCATCGTCAATATCGACCATCATCTGGGCAGCGACGGCATGGGGACGGTCGACAACTGGATCGAGCCCGCCGCCGCGGCCACGGCCCAGCTGGCGGCCTATGTCTGCCTGGCGGCCGGTCTGCGCCCGGAGGGCCCGCTGGGCGAATCCCTGGCCCTGGGGCTGGTGACCGATACCGGCGGCTTCCTGCACGGCAGCACCACGGCCGCCGTCTTCCGCCTGGCGGCCCTGCTCAGCGACAGCGGCTGTGACATCCACAAGCTGCGCGAAAAGCTCGACAACAACTGGAGCCCGGCCCGCATGGCGCTCTGGGTCCGGCTCATGCAGCGTGTGGAGATCAGCTGCGACGGCCGCGCGGCCCTGGCGCTGGCCCGTCTGGAAGACCTGCGCCAGTGCGGGGCCCTCAAGGAAGATCTGGTAGGGCTGGTGGAGCAGTTCCGCCGCTTGCGCGGCGTGGAGGCCTCCGGCATCCTGCGGGAGGACGCGCCCGGCGTCTACAAGCTCAGCCTGCGTTCCACGGGCACCACGGACGTGCGTTCCGTGGCCGTGCAGTTCGGTGGCGGCGGCCACCGCAACGCCGCGGGCGGGACGCTGCGCATGGAAGGCGAGGAAGCCTTCGACGCCGTCCGTACGGCCCTGTGCCGCATGTTGCGGGGCTGA
- a CDS encoding DUF448 domain-containing protein translates to MCVICRRRFAKAALTRHVRDAHGNLIIDAPQTSPGRGWYLCDDPACAARFARFRPSGRRKGEK, encoded by the coding sequence ATGTGCGTCATCTGCCGCCGCCGTTTCGCCAAGGCGGCACTGACGCGCCACGTGCGCGACGCGCACGGAAATTTGATTATCGACGCGCCGCAGACCAGTCCGGGCAGGGGCTGGTACCTGTGTGACGATCCGGCCTGCGCGGCACGATTCGCCAGGTTCAGACCGTCCGGACGGCGCAAGGGGGAAAAGTAA
- the infB gene encoding translation initiation factor IF-2 → MSDSKIKIKDLATELKMDAKELLQELQSMGFNVKSAQGSIPMEEVSGVRDRVAENRQRKAGRKDDQPTVIVRRRRVKDEAPAAEQPVAETRAEAAPEKAPDPAAPVETPAARVISVPEPEKAPGGKPEPVKVEPKAEKTPEPVAPVETPAVRVVAAPEAEKAPEAKPEPVKNETKADPRTEAKREARVEKATPRTARVVAPADARVISRPDATPTARVIRPAQADAPVTGTENKPGAKPEKTPEAKPEVRKSAVLAAINAKEAAENGAAEKPAKPRAGRPDASAMPEGSSAPTLPQREAHENRDDRPAEATPTRARVVAPAPQVRVISRPQPGAAPARDSRDGGRDRDGGREGRDRDGRDNRSGRPGGNRPGLGNRPGFGDRPRGGTPRPAGGGYSAPAPAAPLDSRDGQSKKKRNKGRRTVDFQQGDFGRHQDDDDAPRLNRSPRGRRKPGKPAAVQATQPLKAAKRKIRVTEAIRVADMAHQMGLKANEIIKVLFGLGVMATINQSLDIDTATLVAAEFDYEVEKAGFSEEDYLLPQQEDKPEDLKPRPPVVTIMGHVDHGKTSLLDAIRKSNVTSGEAGGITQHIGAYHVKTKRGEIVFLDTPGHEAFTAMRARGAQVTDLVILVVAADDGVMEQTREAVNHSRAAGVPIMVAVNKMDKPGADPDRVLRELSEMGLQPEDWGGDTIVAKVSAKTRQGLDDLLELVALQSEIMDLKANPNKPAHGRIVEAKLDKGRGPVATVLIQEGTLHQGDNFVCGQFSGRVRALMNDQGKKVKEAGPSIPVEVQGFEGVPEAGEEFFAVADEKLARRIAEMRATKQRERDLASESKVTLETFLSRRASDQETLTLNLVLKADVQGSLEAITEALNKQSTEKVRINVVHGGTGAISESDIMLASASQAIIIGFNVRPTSRIKDIAERENVDIRFYDIIYKLVDDIKSAMAGLLAPVQREVYLGQAEVRNTFSVPKVGIIAGSYVADGKIARNAGVRLLRDGVVVYTGKISSLKRFKDDAREVVKGNECGVGLENFNDVKIGDIIEAFETVEEAATL, encoded by the coding sequence ATGTCGGACAGTAAAATCAAAATCAAGGATCTTGCCACTGAGCTCAAGATGGATGCCAAGGAACTGCTGCAGGAGCTGCAGTCCATGGGCTTCAACGTCAAAAGCGCCCAGGGCTCCATCCCCATGGAAGAAGTGAGCGGGGTTCGCGACCGTGTGGCCGAGAACCGCCAGCGCAAGGCCGGCCGCAAGGACGATCAGCCCACGGTCATCGTGCGCCGCCGCCGCGTGAAGGACGAAGCCCCGGCCGCGGAACAGCCCGTGGCCGAGACCAGGGCCGAAGCCGCGCCCGAAAAGGCTCCCGATCCGGCCGCCCCGGTGGAGACGCCCGCGGCCCGCGTGATCTCCGTCCCCGAGCCCGAAAAGGCTCCCGGGGGCAAGCCCGAACCTGTGAAGGTCGAACCCAAGGCCGAAAAGACTCCCGAACCCGTCGCCCCGGTGGAAACGCCCGCTGTCCGCGTGGTGGCCGCCCCCGAGGCCGAAAAGGCTCCTGAAGCCAAGCCCGAACCCGTGAAGAACGAAACCAAAGCCGACCCCAGGACCGAAGCCAAGCGCGAAGCCCGCGTGGAAAAGGCGACGCCCCGGACCGCCCGCGTGGTGGCTCCGGCCGACGCCCGCGTCATCAGCCGTCCCGATGCCACGCCCACGGCCCGCGTCATCCGGCCCGCCCAGGCCGACGCGCCCGTGACCGGGACGGAAAACAAGCCCGGGGCCAAGCCCGAAAAGACCCCCGAAGCCAAGCCCGAAGTGCGCAAGAGCGCCGTGCTGGCCGCCATCAACGCCAAGGAAGCCGCCGAGAACGGCGCCGCGGAAAAGCCCGCCAAACCCCGCGCCGGCCGTCCTGACGCTTCGGCCATGCCCGAAGGCTCCTCCGCGCCCACGCTACCCCAGCGCGAGGCCCACGAGAACCGGGACGACCGCCCCGCCGAAGCCACGCCCACCCGCGCCCGCGTGGTGGCCCCGGCTCCCCAGGTGCGCGTCATCTCCCGTCCCCAGCCCGGCGCCGCGCCCGCCCGTGACAGCCGTGACGGCGGACGCGATCGCGACGGCGGTCGGGAAGGTCGTGATCGTGACGGACGCGACAACCGTTCCGGCCGCCCCGGCGGCAACCGTCCCGGCCTCGGCAACCGTCCCGGCTTCGGAGACCGTCCCCGCGGCGGTACTCCCCGTCCCGCCGGTGGCGGCTACAGCGCTCCGGCACCTGCCGCTCCCCTGGACAGCCGCGACGGCCAGAGCAAGAAAAAGCGCAACAAGGGCCGCCGCACCGTCGATTTCCAGCAGGGCGATTTCGGCCGCCATCAGGACGATGATGACGCGCCGCGCCTGAACCGCAGCCCCCGCGGCCGCCGCAAGCCCGGCAAGCCCGCCGCCGTGCAGGCCACCCAGCCGCTCAAGGCCGCCAAGCGCAAGATCCGCGTGACCGAAGCCATCCGCGTGGCCGACATGGCCCACCAGATGGGCCTCAAGGCCAACGAGATCATCAAGGTGCTCTTCGGTCTGGGCGTCATGGCCACCATCAACCAGTCGCTGGATATCGACACCGCCACCCTGGTGGCCGCCGAATTCGACTACGAAGTGGAAAAGGCCGGCTTCTCCGAAGAAGATTACCTGCTGCCCCAGCAGGAGGATAAGCCCGAAGATCTCAAGCCCCGTCCTCCGGTCGTCACCATCATGGGTCACGTCGACCACGGCAAGACCTCGCTGCTGGACGCCATCCGCAAGTCCAACGTCACCAGCGGCGAAGCCGGCGGCATCACCCAGCACATCGGTGCCTACCATGTGAAGACCAAGCGCGGCGAGATCGTCTTCCTCGACACTCCCGGTCACGAGGCCTTCACCGCCATGCGCGCCCGCGGCGCCCAGGTCACCGACCTGGTCATCCTGGTGGTGGCCGCCGACGACGGCGTCATGGAGCAGACCCGCGAAGCCGTGAACCACTCGCGCGCCGCCGGTGTGCCCATCATGGTGGCCGTCAACAAGATGGACAAGCCCGGCGCCGATCCCGACCGCGTGCTGCGTGAACTGTCCGAGATGGGCCTGCAGCCCGAAGACTGGGGCGGCGACACCATCGTGGCCAAGGTCTCCGCCAAGACCCGTCAGGGCCTGGACGACCTGCTGGAACTGGTGGCCCTGCAGTCCGAGATCATGGACCTCAAGGCCAACCCCAACAAGCCCGCCCACGGCCGCATCGTGGAAGCCAAGCTGGACAAGGGCCGCGGCCCCGTGGCCACCGTGCTCATCCAGGAAGGCACCCTGCACCAAGGCGACAACTTCGTGTGCGGCCAGTTCTCCGGCCGCGTGCGCGCCCTGATGAACGACCAGGGCAAGAAGGTCAAGGAAGCCGGTCCCTCCATCCCCGTGGAAGTGCAGGGCTTTGAAGGCGTGCCCGAAGCCGGTGAAGAGTTCTTCGCCGTGGCCGACGAAAAGCTGGCCCGCCGCATCGCCGAAATGCGCGCCACCAAGCAGCGCGAACGCGATCTGGCCAGCGAATCCAAGGTCACCCTGGAAACCTTCCTGTCGCGCCGCGCCTCCGACCAGGAGACCCTGACCCTCAACCTGGTGCTCAAGGCCGACGTGCAGGGCAGCCTGGAAGCCATCACCGAGGCCCTCAACAAGCAGAGCACGGAAAAGGTGCGCATCAACGTGGTGCACGGCGGCACCGGCGCCATCTCCGAATCCGACATCATGCTGGCTTCCGCCTCGCAGGCCATCATCATCGGCTTCAACGTGCGTCCCACCTCGCGCATCAAGGACATCGCCGAACGCGAGAACGTGGATATCCGCTTCTACGATATCATCTACAAGCTGGTGGATGACATCAAGAGCGCCATGGCCGGTCTGCTGGCTCCCGTGCAGCGCGAAGTCTACCTGGGCCAGGCTGAGGTCCGTAACACCTTCAGCGTGCCCAAGGTCGGCATCATCGCCGGTTCCTATGTGGCCGACGGCAAGATCGCCCGTAACGCCGGCGTGCGCCTGCTCCGCGACGGCGTGGTGGTCTACACCGGCAAGATCAGCTCCCTCAAGCGCTTCAAGGACGACGCCCGCGAAGTGGTCAAGGGCAACGAATGCGGCGTGGGCCTGGAAAACTTCAACGACGTCAAGATCGGCGACATCATCGAAGCCTTCGAGACCGTCGAGGAAGCTGCCACCCTGTAA
- a CDS encoding DUF503 domain-containing protein yields MFVAVLTVEFALDGNDNLKAKRRVANSLKQKVRNRFNVAIAEAGTENNLTRLRLAVTSISNSESHLRSRMDKCALMMEAVCTEEMTDSEVEIYAVDD; encoded by the coding sequence ATGTTCGTAGCAGTCCTGACTGTGGAATTTGCCCTTGACGGCAACGACAACCTCAAGGCCAAGCGCCGTGTGGCCAACAGTCTGAAGCAAAAGGTACGCAACCGCTTCAACGTGGCCATCGCCGAGGCAGGCACCGAGAACAACCTGACCCGCCTGCGGCTGGCCGTGACGTCCATCTCCAACAGCGAGAGCCATTTGCGCAGCCGCATGGACAAGTGCGCGCTGATGATGGAAGCCGTCTGCACCGAAGAAATGACCGACAGCGAGGTAGAGATCTATGCCGTTGATGACTGA